A region of Anolis carolinensis isolate JA03-04 unplaced genomic scaffold, rAnoCar3.1.pri scaffold_7, whole genome shotgun sequence DNA encodes the following proteins:
- the unc45b gene encoding protein unc-45 homolog B has product MEDPLQLKEEGNGHFASGDVESALRCYSQALKRGPDPALRGLLFRNRAACFLKKENYVQAASDASRALDVDPSDLKALFRRSQALEHLGKLDQAFKDLQRCAAIQPRNTAFQENLRRLGSNIQEKLRIQFSTDARVQKMFEILLDENSEKEKREKAANNLVVLGREDAGAERIFQNNGLHLLLKLIETKHPEMILAAVRTLSGMCCGHKARATAVLHGLGIDQICLWMSIDHEEISLAVANLLQAIIDSLTGGGKRDDHGKEGALVLDPKKDLRAVTVHLLDLLPSKKVSGRGRDRALNLLNKNVPREDQRDHDNSRSLFVIDHGLKKILKVAGQIPDLPDCLPLTENTQLMASVLLNRLYDDLRSDPERDNFRLICEDYIKGKIDPQDMDKTLHAIQTVSGVLQGPFDLGNKLLGMKGVMEMMVALCGSEREVDQLVAVEALIHACTKLSRATFVITNGISLLKDIYKKTQNEKIKIRALVGLCKLGSAGGTDYGLRQFAEGSTEKLARQCRKWLCNPAIDTRTRKWAIEGLAYLTLDADVKDDFVEDEPALQAMFELAKSTDKTILYSVATVLVNCTNSYDVKEIIPELVQLAKFSKQHVPEEHPKDKKDFVVQRVKRLLKAGVTSALVCMVKADSAILTDQTKELLARVFLALCEDTKDRGAIVAQGGGKALIPLALEGTEAGKVKASHALAKMAAVSNPDIAFPGERVYEVVRPLVSLLNTERDGLQNYEALLALTNFSGRSDKLRAKIVKEKALPDIENYMFENHDQLRQAATECMCNMVVNKEVQERFLAEGNDRLKLLVLLCGEDDPRVQNAAAGALAMLTAADKRFCHKLTQVTTQWLEILQRLCLHDRAEVQQRGLVVVHNLMQADAGLAKTLMGSEMLEILTVIGKQEDEPRAQTLLDLARASLVKAMDYGLIKPTAPRS; this is encoded by the exons ATGGAGGACCCGTTGCAGCTGAAGGAGGAAGGCAACGGGCACTTTGCCTCGGGCGACGTGGAGAGCGCCCTCCGCTGCTACTCGCAGGCGCTCAAGCGCGGGCCCGATCCCGCCCTCCGGGGCCTCCTCTTCCGCAACCGGGCCGCCTGCTTCCTCAAAAAG GAGAACTACGTCCAAGCGGCGTCCGATGCGTCCCGAG CGCTGGACGTGGACCCCTCGGACCTGAAGGCGCTCTTCCGCCGGAGCCAGGCGCTGGAGCACTTGGGCAAGCTGGACCAGGCCTTCAAGGACCTCCAGCGCTGCGCCGCCATCCAGCCACGCAACACGGCCTTCCAGGAGAACCTGCGACGACTCGGGAGCAACATCCAGGAGAAG TTGCGGATCCAGTTCTCCACCGACGCCCGGGTCCAGAAAATGTTTGAGATCCTTCTGGACGAGAACAGCGAGAAGGAGAAGCGGGAGAAG GCGGCGAACAACCTGGTTGTCCTGGGCCGGGAGGACGCGGGGGCGGAAAGAATATTCCAGAACAACGGCCTGCATCTGTTGCTGAAGCTGATCGAGACCAAACACCCGGAGATGATCCTGGCGGCCGTGCGGACGCTCTCGGGGATGTGCTGCGGACACAAGGCCCGG GCCACGGCGGTCCTCCACGGACTCGGGATCGACCAGATCTGCCTCTGGATGTCCATCGACCACGAGGAGATCTCCTTGGCGGTGGCCAACCTCCTGCAGGCCATCATCGACTCCCTCACCGGGGGCGGCAAGAGGGACGACCACGGCAAGGAGGGCGCCCTCGTCCTGG ACCCCAAGAAGGACCTGCGGGCCGTGACGGTCCACCTCCTGGACCTGCTGCCCAGCAAGAAGGTCTCCGGGCGAGGCCGCGACCGGGCCCTCAACCTGCTCAACAAGAACGTCCCCCGCGAGGACCAGAGGGACCACGACAACAGCCGCAGCCTCTTCGTCATCGACCACG GCCTCAAAAAGATCCTGAAGGTGGCCGGTCAGATCCCCGACTTGCCCGACTGCCTCCCGCTGACCGAGAACACCCAGCTGATGGCCTCGGTCCTCCTCAACCGGCTCTACGACGACCTGCGCTCCGACCCGGAAAGGGACAACTTCCGCCTGATCTGTGAGGATTACATCAA GGGCAAGATCGACCCGCAGGACATGGACAAGACCCTCCACGCCATCCAGACGGTCTCGGGCGTCCTGCAGGGGCCCTTCGACCTGGGCAACAAGCTTCTGGGCATGAAGGGGGTGATGGAGATGATGGTGGCGCTGTGTGGCTCGGAGCGGGAGGTGGACCAGCTGGTGGCCGTGGAGGCCCTCATCCACGCGTGCACCAAGCTCAGCCGGGCCACCTTCGTCATCACCAACGGCATCTCCCTCCTCAAGGACATCTACAAGAAGACCCAGAACGAGAAGATCAAGATCCGGGCCCTGGTG GGCCTTTGCAAGCTGGGATCCGCCGGCGGGACCGACTACGGACTCCGGCAGTTCGCAGAAGGCTCGACGGAGAAGCTGGCCCGGCAGTGCCGGAA GTGGCTGTGCAACCCGGCCATCGACACCCGGACCCGGAAGTGGGCCATCGAGGGCCTGGCCTACCTGACCCTGGACGCCGACGTCAAGGACGACTTCGTGGAGGACGAGCCCGCCTTGCAAGCCATGTTCGAACTCGCCAAG tccaCCGACAAGACCATCCTCTACTCGGTGGCCACCGTCCTGGTCAATTGCACCAACAGCTACGATGTCAAGGAGATCATCCCCGAACTGGTCCAACTGGCCAAGTTTTCCAAGCAGCATGTCCCGGAAGAGCATCCCAAG gACAAGAAGGACTTTGTGGTCCAGCGGGTCAAGCGGCTGCTCAAGGCCGGCGTGACCTCGGCCCTGGTCTGCATGGTCAAGGCCGACAGCGCCATCCTCACCGACCAGACCAAAGAGCTCTTGGCCAG AGTCTTCCTCGCCCTCTGTGAGGACACCAAGGACCGGGGCGCCATCGTGGCGCAAGGAGGCGGGAAG GCCCTGATCCCGCTGGCGCTGGAGGGCACCGAGGCCGGCAAGGTCAAGGCCTCCCACGCTCTGGCCAAGATGGCCGCCGTCTCCAACCCGGACATCGCCTTCCCCGGCGAGCGGGTCTACGAGGTGGTGCGGCCACTGGTCAGCCTCCTCAACACCGAGAGGGACGGGCTCCAGAACTACGAGGCCCTCCTGGCCCTCACCAACTTCTCCGGGAGGAGCGACAAGCTCAG GGCCAAGATCGTGAAGGAGAAGGCCCTCCCGGACATCGAGAACTACATGTTCGAGAACCACGACCAGCTCCGGCAGGCGGCCACCGAATGCATGTGCAACATGGTGGTCAACAAAGAG GTGCAGGAGCGCTTCCTGGCCGAAGGCAATGACCGTTTGAAGCTGCTGGTCCTCCTCTGCGGGGAAGACGACCCCCGGGTCCAGAACGCGGCGGCCGGAGCCCTGGCCATGCTGACCGCCGCCGACAAGCGCTTCTGCCACAAGCTCACCCAAGTG ACGACGCAGTGGCTGGAGATCCTGCAGCGGCTGTGCCTGCACGACCGGGCGGAGGTGCAGCAGCGGGGCCTGGTGGTGGTGCACAACCTGATGCAGGCGGACGCGGGCCTGGCCAAGACGCTGATGGGCAGCGAGATGCTGGAGATCCTGACCGTCATCGGGAAGCAGGAGGACGAGCCCCGCGCGCAGACCCTCCTGGACCTGGCCCGGGCCTCGCTGGTCAAGGCCATGGACTATGGCCTCATCAAGCCCACCGCCCCCCGCTCATAG